A single Ctenopharyngodon idella isolate HZGC_01 chromosome 22, HZGC01, whole genome shotgun sequence DNA region contains:
- the myh7bb gene encoding LOW QUALITY PROTEIN: myosin-7 (The sequence of the model RefSeq protein was modified relative to this genomic sequence to represent the inferred CDS: inserted 1 base in 1 codon), with product MSRFMELREFGDAATFLRKTNLEQLAAQSHAFDGKKRVWIPDEKEAYIEVEIKDTDGDKVMVETKDGMMLTVKEDDIQQMNPPKFDMIEDMAMLTHLNEASVLFNLSRRYSFWMIYTYSGLFCVTVNPYKWLPVYSPEVVAAYKGKRRSDVPPHIYSIADNAYNDMLKNRENQSMLITGESGAGKTVNTKRVIQYFAIIAALGEAGGKKGGTLEDRIIEANPAMEAFGNAKTLRNDNSSRFGKFIRIHFGPTGKLASADIDIYLLEKSRVIFQQAGERSYHIYYQILSHKKPELQDMLLVSSNPFDYHFCSQGVITVDHMDDGDELLATDHAMDTLGFTPEEKYGCYKIVGAIMHFGNMKFKVRQREEQAEADGTESADKASYLMGISSADLIKGLLHPRVKVGNEYIVRGQTVEQVTYAVGALAKATYDRMFKWLVSRINKTLYTALPRQFFIGVLDIAGFEIFEFNNFEQMCINYTNEKLQQFFNHHMFILEQEEYKTEGIEWTFIDFGLDLQACIDLIEKPLGILSILEEECMFPKATESSFKAKLYDNHLGKSPNFLKPRPDKKRKYDTHFELVHYAGVVPYNINGWLDKNRDPLNETVVGIFQRSSNKLMASLFENFISLDSGTEAKPGGREKRKKGASFQTVSQLHKENLNKLMTNLRSTQPHFVRCIIPNETKNPGIMEPFLVLHQLRCNGVLEGIRICRKGFPNRILYAEFKQRYRILNPLAIPEDTYVDSRKAVEKLLGSLDIDHTQYKFGHNKVFFKAGLLGQLEDMRDERLSEVLTLLQAFCRGKLMRMERKRMMKEKEAVMVIQWNIRAFYAVKNWPWMCLFFKIKPLLRSAATEKELATLKEEFQKLKEALERSEVKRKEFEERQISLVQEKNDLSLQLQAEQDNLADAEDRCDLLIKAKIQMEGKIKELMERLEDEEEVNATILAKKRKLEDECIELKKDLDDLEITLAKVEKEKHATENKVKNLLEEMAALDETIMRLTKEKKALQDAHQQALEDLQTEENKVNMLSKAKIKLEQQVDDLEGSLEQEKKLRMDLERVKRKLEGDLKLSIESSMDLENNKQQLEDRLKKKDLEMVQIGAKIEEEQALVIQLHKKIKELQTRIEELEEELEAERAARLKSEKQRSDVSRELEELSERLEEAGGATAAQIEMNKKREADFLKMRRDLEEASLHHETTMAMLRRKHADTVAEMGEQLDNLQRVKQKLEKEKAETRMESEDLASNLEHLSRAKATTEKMCRMYEDQLNESKTKVEELQRQLMDVTSQKARAQTESAEVSRRLEEREVLVMQLQRAKSALTQTMEELKKQLEEECKAKNSLAHAVQSSRHDCELLREQFEEEQEAKSELQRALSKANAEIAQWRTKYETDAIQRTDELEDAKKKLVARLQSSEEAVEASNAKCASLEKTKHRLQTEIEDLMVDLERSNAVAVVLDKKQRNFDKVLSEWRQKFEETQAELESSQKESRSLSTELFKLKNSYEEALDQLETIKRENKNLQEEITDLTDQISQGNKTIHELEQMKKILDNEKSNIQAALEEAEGTLEHEESKTLRIQLELSQTRTEVEKKLAERDEEIDNLRRNHQRTLDTMQTTLDAETRARNEAIRVKKKMEGDMNEMEIHLNHANRQAVESQKMVRNLQLQIKELQVELDESIHQCDDLKEQVAITERRNTLLTAELEELRGVVEQTDRMRKVAEHEXLESSERVNLLHAQNTVVLNHKKKLETDLSVLSGEVDDALQECRNAEEKAKKAITDAAMMAEELKKEQDTSSHLERMKRNMEQTIKDLQMRLDEAEQIALKGGKKQIQKLEIRVRELEGELECEQKKSGDFQKGIRKYERRIKELTYQTEEDRKTLLRMQDLIDKLQAKVKSFKRQAEDAEEQANCNMTRFKKIQHDLDEAEERADMAESQVNKLRVRTRETHVVKIVE from the exons ATGTCCCGCTTTATGGAATTGAGGGAATTCGGAGATGCGGCCACATTCCTGCGTAAAACCAACCTGGAACAGCTCGCTGCGCAGTCCCATGCGTTTGATG GGAAGAAACGTGTTTGGATTCCGGATGAGAAAGAAGCCTACATTGAGGTGGAGATCAAAGATACTGATGGAGACAAAGTCATGGTGGAGACCAAAGATGGAATG ATGTTAACAGTGAAAGAGGATGACATTCAGCAGATGAATCCCCCGAAGTTTGACATGATTGAAGACATGGCCATGCTTACGCACCTCAATGAGGCCTCTGTTCTTTTCAACCTCAGTCGTCGCTACAGTTTCTGGATGATTTAT ACATATTCAGGGCTGTTTTGTGTGACAGTTAACCCGTATAAATGGCTTCCTGTCTATTCTCCTGAAGTGGTCGCAGCGTATAAGGGAAAGCGTCGCTCAGATGTTCCGCCTCACATCTATTCCATAGCAGACAATGCCTACAATGACATGCTAAAAA atcGTGAAAACCAGTCAATGCTTATCAC CGGAGAATCCGGTGCTGGCAAAACTGTCAACACGAAACGTGTAATTCAGTATTTTGCCATTATAGCTGCTCTTGGTGAAGCAGGGGGCAAAAAAGGA GGTACATTAGAGGATCGGATAATTGAGGCCAACCCAGCTATGGAAGCTTTTGGCAACGCAAAAACCCTGAGGAATGACAACTCATCCCGCTTT GGCAAATTCATACGAATCCATTTCGGTCCTACAGGGAAACTTGCATCTGCTGACATTGACATCT ATCTTCTGGAAAAATCTAGAGTGATTTTTCAGCAAGCTGGAGAGAGAAGCTACCACATCTACTACCAGATCCTCTCACACAAGAAACCAGAACTCCAAG ATATGCTGTTGGTGTCATCAAATCCCTTCGACTACCACTTCTGCTCGCAGGGTGTTATAACTGTGGACCACATGGACGATGGAGATGAGCTGCTTGCAACTGAT CATGCAATGGACACCCTTGGTTTCACTCCTGAGGAGAAGTATGGCTGTTACAAGATAGTCGGTGCCATCATGCACTTTGGCAACATGAAGTTCAAAGTGCGGCAGAGAGAGGAGCAAGCAGAGGCAGATGGCACTGAAA GTGCAGACAAAGCCTCCTATCTCATGGGGATCAGTTCAGCTGACCTCATAAAAGGACTGCTTCACCCTAGAGTGAAAGTGGGCAATGAGTACATTGTCAGAGGACAGACAGTTGAACAg GTGACCTATGCAGTTGGTGCTTTGGCCAAAGCCACATATGACCGCATGTTTAAATGGCTGGTGAGCAGAATCAATAAAACCCTGTACACGGCCCTCCCCCGTCAGTTCTTCATAGGAGTGCTGGACATAGCAGGCTTTGAGATCTTTGAG TTCAACAACTTTGAGCAAATGTGCATCAACTACACCAATGAGAAACTGCAACAGTTTTTCAACCATCACATGTTCATCCTagagcaagaggagtacaagaCAGAGGGAATAGAGTGGACTTTCATAGACTTTGGATTAGACCTGCAAGCCTGCATTGACCTCATTGAGAAG CCGTTGGGTATACTGTCTATTCTGGAGGAGGAGTGCATGTTCCCTAAAGCCACAGAGAGCAGCTTCAAAGCTAAACTCTATGACAATCACCTTGGCAAGTCTCCCAACTTCCTGAAACCGAGGCCAGACAAAAAACGCAAATACGATACTCACTTTGAGCTGGTGCACTACGCTGGAGTG GTGCCGTACAACATCAATGGATGGCTTGACAAAAATAGAGATCCTCTTAATGAAACAGTGGTGGGAATCTTCCAGAGGTCATCCAACAAGTTAATGGCGAGCCTCTTCGAGAACTTCATCAGTTTAGATTCAG GTACTGAAGCAAAGCCAGGGGGTagagaaaagaggaagaaaggAGCATCGTTCCAAACAGTGTCCCAGCTGCATAAG GAGAATCTAAACAAATTAATGACTAATTTGAGAAGCACTCAGCCTCATTTTGTGCGCTGCATTATCCCCAATGAGACAAAGAACCCAG GGATAATGGAGCCATTTCTGGTTCTGCACCAGCTTCGCTGCAATGGTGTTCTTGAAGGAATCCGCATTTGCAGGAAGGGATTTCCCAACCGGATTCTCTATGCAGAGTTCAAACAGCG CTACCGTATCCTGAATCCTTTGGCCATCCCAGAGGACACATATGTGGACAGCAGGAAAGCTGTAGAAAAGTTGCTTGGGTCTCTGGATATCGACCACACACAGTACAAGTTTGGCCACAACAAG GTTTTCTTTAAGGCGGGACTTCTTGGCCAGCTGGAGGACATGAGAGACGAACGGCTATCTGAGGTCCTCACCTTGCTGCAGGCCTTCTGCAGGGGGAAACTTATGCGGATGGAGCGCAAAAGGATGATGAAAGAGAA GGAAGCTGTGATGGTTATTCAGTGGAACATCCGTGCCTTTTACGCAGTCAAGAACTGGCCATGGATGTGTCTGTTCTTCAAGATCAAACCCCTGCTGAGGAGCGCAGCTACAGAGAAGGAGCTGGCTACACTGAAGGAGGAGTTCCAGAAGCTAAAGGAGGCTCTTGAGAGGTCTGAGGTGAAGAGGAAAGAGTTTGAGGAGAGACAGATCTCTTTGGTGCAAGAGAAAAATGACCTCTCCTTACAACTTCAAGCG GAGCAGGATAATCTGGCTGATGCTGAGGACCGCTGTGACCTGCTGATCAAGGCTAAGATCCAGATGGAGGGGAAAATTAAGGAGCTGATGGAGAGGCTGGAGGACGAAGAGGAGGTTAATGCCACCATCCTGGCCAAGAAACGCAAACTTGAGGATGAGTGTATTGAGCTGAAGAAAGACCTGGATGACCTGGAGATTACTCTGGCCAAGGTGGAGAAGGAAAAACACGCCACTGAGAATAAG GTGAAAAACTTGTTGGAGGAAATGGCTGCATTGGATGAAACCATCATGAGGCTGACTAAAGAGAAGAAAGCCCTCCAGGATGCTCATCAGCAGGCTCTGGAAGACCTGCAGACTGAGGAGAACAAAGTTAACATGCTTTCCAAGGCCAAGATCAAACTTGAGCAGCAGGTGGATGAT TTAGAGGGCTCTTTGGAGCAAGAGAAGAAATTGCGTATGGATCTGGAACGAGTGAAGCGAAAGCTTGAGGGAGATTTGAAGCTTTCCATTGAGTCATCCATGGATTTGGAGAACAACAAACAGCAGCTAGAGGACAGACTAAAAAA GAAAGACCTTGAAATGGTTCAAATAGGTGCAAAGATTGAAGAGGAGCAAGCCTTGGTTATTCAACTACACAAGAAAATTAAAGAATTACAG ACACGTATAGAAGAGCTTGAGGAGGAACTTGAGGCTGAAAGAGCAGCTCGATTAAAGTCAGAAAAGCAGCGCAGTGATGTGTCAAGGGAACTGGAAGAGCTGAGTGAACGTCTGGAGGAAGCAGGAGGTGCTACTGCTGCCCAGATCGAGATGAACAAGAAGCGGGAGGCTGACTTTTTAAAGATGCGGAGAGATCTGGAAGAAGCCTCTCTGCATCATGAAACCACTATGGCCATGCTACGGAGAAAGCATGCGGACACTGTGGCTGAGATGGGAGAACAACTGGACAACCTGCAGAGGGTCAAACAGAAGCTGGAGAAGGAAAAGGCAGAAACCAGAATGGAGTCTGAAGACCTGGCGTCGAACCTTGAACATCTCTCCAGAGCCAAA GCCACAACAGAGAAAATGTGCAGGATGTATGAGGACCAGCTGAATGAATCTAAAACCAAGGTGGAGGAACTCCAGAGGCAGCTAATGGATGTCACCTCTCAAAAAGCACGGGCTCAGACAGAAAGTG CCGAGGTCAGCCGCAGACTGGAAGAGAGAGAGGTTTTGGTCATGCAGCTGCAGCGAGCAAAGAGTGCTCTCACCCAGACCATGGAGGAGCTGAAGAAACAGCTAGAAGAAGAATGCAAA GCAAAGAACAGTTTAGCTCATGCGGTACAGTCATCCAGGCATGATTGTGAGCTCTTGAGAGAGCAGTTTGAGGAGGAGCAGGAGGCCAAATCTGAGTTGCAGCGTGCTTTGTCTAAAGCCAATGCGGAGATTGCACAGTGGAGGACAAAGTATGAGACTGATGCCATTCAGAGGACCGATGAACTAGAGGATGCCAA GAAGAAGCTGGTTGCACGGCTCCAGAGTTCTGAGGAGGCAGTGGAAGCCTCCAATGCCAAATGTGCCTCGCTGGAGAAGACCAAGCACCGTCTGCAGACTGAGATTGAGGACTTGATGGTTGACCTGGAACGCTCTAATGCTGTGGCTGTTGTACTGGACAAAAAGCAACGCAATTTTGATAAG GTGCTGTCTGAGTGGAGGCAGAAGTTTGAGGAGACACAGGCCGAGCTGGAAAGCTCTCAGAAAGAGTCCCGCAGTCTCAGCACAGAGCTCTTTAAGCTCAAAAACTCCTATGAAGAAGCCCTTGACCAGCTGGAGACAATCAAAAGGGAGAACAAGAACCTGCAGG AGGAAATCACTGACTTGACTGATCAGATTAGTCAAGGTAACAAGACCATCCATGAGCTTGAACAGATGAAGAAGATACTGGACAACGAGAAGAGTAACATTCAAGCAGCACTGGAGGAGGCTGAG GGCACTCTGGAGCACGAGGAGAGTAAAACCTTACGCATCCAGTTGGAACTCAGCCAGACCAGGACTGAGGTTGAAAAGAAACTTGCAGAGAGGGATGAAGAGATTGACAATCTCCG TCGAAACCATCAGCGGACTCTGGACACCATGCAGACCACTCTGGATGCAGAGACCAGAGCCCGTAATGAGGCAATCAGGGTTAAGAAAAAGATGGAAGGAGATATGAATGAGATGGAGATCCATCTGAACCACGCAAACAGACAGGCTGTGGAGTCTCAAAAAATGGTGCGCAACCTACAGCTTCAAATCAAG GAACTACAAGTAGAGTTAGATGAGTCTATACATCAGTGTGATGACCTGAAGGAGCAAGTGGCAATCACAGAAAGGAGAAACACCCTGCTAACTGCAGAGTTGGAGGAGTTGCGTGGAGTGGTGGAACAAACAGACCGTATGCGTAAAGTCGCTGAGCATG CTCTGGAGTCCAGTGAGAGAGTGAACCTGCTGCATGCTCAG AACACGGTAGTGTTGAACCACAAGAAGAAGCTCGAGACTGATCTGTCCGTGCTGTCAGGGGAGGTGGACGATGCTCTGCAGGAGTGTCGCAATGCTGAAGAGAAGGCGAAGAAGGCCATAACTGAT GCAGCCATGATGGCGGAAGAGCTGAAGAAGGAGCAGGACACCAGCAGCCACCTGGAGAGGATGAAGAGGAACATGGAGCAGACCATCAAAGACCTGCAGATGCGTCTGGATGAGGCTGAGCAGATTGCTCTCAAGGGAGGAAAGAAACAGATTCAGAAACTGGAAATTCGG GTACGGGAGCTAGAAGGAGAGCTAGAGTGTGAACAGAAGAAGAGCGGAGACTTCCAAAAAGGAATACGAAAATATGAGAGGAGGATTAAAGAGCTCACTTACCAG ACAGAGGAGGACAGGAAAACTCTCCTGAGGATGCAAGATCTGATTGACAAACTACAGGCAAAAGTAAAGAGCTTCAAGAGACAAGCTGAGGATGCA GAGGAGCAGGCCAACTGCAATATGACTCGGTTCAAGAAGATCCAGCATGACCTGGATGAAGCCGAGGAGAGGGCGGATATGGCCGAATCTCAGGTCAACAAGCTACGTGTGCGCACCCGAGAGACTCATGTTGTCAAG ATTGTGGAGTGA
- the zgc:103759 gene encoding U8 snoRNA-decapping enzyme isoform X1 yields the protein MAEQITREDALTREGYRHACHIMLYGDSSAKLFGKIPIKHIVLITVIQMQMRFDGLLGFPGGLVNPSKETLEAGLSRELHEEVGVAVPVGVDNHVSSCLSPSCPRLITHFYIKKMTESELKELERAAVTTATDHGLEVLGMVRVPLYFLKNGGGLPYFLSHSFISNSRAQLLSALQHCRLLSQGELEKAVRQAEQMRRTHSDDPH from the exons ATGGCGGAACAGATCACGAGAGAAGATGCGTTGACACGGGAGGGCTACAGACATGCCTGTCACATTATGCTGTACGGAGACTCTAGTGCCAAACTCTTCGGGAAAATCCCAATCAAACATATAGTACTG ATTACTGTTATTCAGATGCAGATGCGCTTTGATGGCTTGCTGGGTTTCCCAGGGGG ATTGGTGAACCCGTCTAAAGAGACGCTGGAGGCGGGGCTTAGCAGAGAGCTTCACGAGGAGGTGGGCGTGGCTGTGCCTGTGGGCGTGGACAATCACGTATCCTCCTGCCTTTCTCCATCCTGCCCTCGGCTCATCACACACTTCTACATCAAGAAGATGACAGAGTCAGAACTGAAAGAGCTTGAGAGAGCAGCTGTTACTACAGCCACAGACCATGGTTTAGAG GTATTGGGTATGGTCCGAGTCCCTCTCTACTTCCTGAAGAATGGAGGTGGTCTCCCCTATTTCCTGTCCCACTCGTTCATCAGTAACTCTCGGGCCCAGCTGCTCTCTGCCCTGCAACACTGTAGGCTGCTGTCCCAGGGGGAGCTGGAGAAGGCTGTGAGACAGGCTGAGCAGATGAGACGCACACACAGCGATGATCCGCACTGA
- the zgc:103759 gene encoding U8 snoRNA-decapping enzyme isoform X3, with protein MLYGDSSAKLFGKIPIKHIVLMQMRFDGLLGFPGGLVNPSKETLEAGLSRELHEEVGVAVPVGVDNHVSSCLSPSCPRLITHFYIKKMTESELKELERAAVTTATDHGLEVLGMVRVPLYFLKNGGGLPYFLSHSFISNSRAQLLSALQHCRLLSQGELEKAVRQAEQMRRTHSDDPH; from the exons ATGCTGTACGGAGACTCTAGTGCCAAACTCTTCGGGAAAATCCCAATCAAACATATAGTACTG ATGCAGATGCGCTTTGATGGCTTGCTGGGTTTCCCAGGGGG ATTGGTGAACCCGTCTAAAGAGACGCTGGAGGCGGGGCTTAGCAGAGAGCTTCACGAGGAGGTGGGCGTGGCTGTGCCTGTGGGCGTGGACAATCACGTATCCTCCTGCCTTTCTCCATCCTGCCCTCGGCTCATCACACACTTCTACATCAAGAAGATGACAGAGTCAGAACTGAAAGAGCTTGAGAGAGCAGCTGTTACTACAGCCACAGACCATGGTTTAGAG GTATTGGGTATGGTCCGAGTCCCTCTCTACTTCCTGAAGAATGGAGGTGGTCTCCCCTATTTCCTGTCCCACTCGTTCATCAGTAACTCTCGGGCCCAGCTGCTCTCTGCCCTGCAACACTGTAGGCTGCTGTCCCAGGGGGAGCTGGAGAAGGCTGTGAGACAGGCTGAGCAGATGAGACGCACACACAGCGATGATCCGCACTGA
- the trpc4apb gene encoding transient receptor potential cation channel, subfamily C, member 4 associated protein b — translation MATRRSGFSRTQTSRGNSCRNIFNKIRQGQITGVGLTRGSQIPVTLLEERDKRAQWQGIPVLLRRLHESSHPNSDLSKIDSMVMELSSLLSMEAMSFVTEERKTPQETVSPNTYTFDLFGGVDLFVEILMRPTLTVQGDLPILSDDLIKDCLSGLYNCCICTEGVTKSLAAREDFVMFLFTLMSNKKVFLPTATLIEDILSVRKEIIQLEKIPTLASLVQSFNQQQLANFCRILSVTISEPDVGVDDKHTLLARSTQQKTSTCTSRAESNQVALLNIPGFIERLCKLATRKVTEAAGASARLELEDWHSWLDNALVLDALMQLAIEEAEQSSTESSDESSLSSSPLRHRLPQSMKIVHEIMYKVEVLYVLCVLLMGRQRNQVHRMLAEFRLIPGLNNLFDKLIWRKQPSGHVLHRQNQNCDCSPEISFKIQFLRLLQSFSDHHENKYLLLSGQELNELSDIYLSANIFEMEALNNTDRNLVCDGKKGLLTRLISVMKKEPIDSSFRFWQARAVESFLRGTPSYADQVFLLRRGLLEHILYCIIDSGCKSHDVLQSYFDLLGELMKFNIDAFKRFNKYVNTEEKFQMFLTQINSSLVDSNMLVRCIVLSLDRFESQTKDMKVVEVFSECRLLSYMAQVENRLFFLFRLISIINVQTLTQENVSCLNTSLVILMLARRRGKLPFYLSALREKEYAEKYPGCLLNNFHNLLRFWQHHYLNKDKDSTCLENSSCIPFTYWKETVTVLLGSGRSSQCAIGTYIDEAYRDLDRDFMEL, via the exons ATGGCGACAAGGCGCTCTGGGTTTTCCCGGACCCAAACAAGCAGAGGAAATTCAtgcagaaacatttttaataaaatacgGCAAGGCCAAATCACAGGTGTTGGGTTGACTAGAGGGTCTCAG ATTCCTGTGACTCTACTGGAGGAGAGAGATAAAAGAGCTCAATGGCAGGGAATACCAGTGTTATTGAGGAGACTTCATGAGAGCAGCCATCCTAACAGTGATCTCTCCAAGATTGACAGCATGGTCATG gagCTGTcgtcattgctgtctatggaggccaTGTCATTTGTTACAGAGGAGCGTAAAACACCACAAGAGACGGTTTCGCCCAATACATATACGTTTGACCTGTTTGGAGGAGTTGAT CTATTTGTAGAGATCCTGATGCGGCCAACGCTCACAGTACAGGGAGACCTACCCATAC TGAGTGATGATCTCATCAAGGATTGTCTAAGCGGACTTTACAACTGCTGTATATGT ACGGAGGGCGTTACAAAAAGCCTTGCAGCGAGGGAGGATTTCGTCATGTTCCTGTTCACTCTCATGTCCAACAAAAAGGTTTTCCTACCAACTGCCACTCTTATTGAAGACATCCTGAGTGTCCGAAAG GAAATCATCCAGCTGGAAAAAATTCCCACCTTGGCCAGTCTGGTCCAGAGCTTCAACCAGCAGCAGCTGGCCAACTTCTGTCGTATCCTCTCGGTCACAATATCAGAGCCAGACGTTGGTGTAGATGACAAACACACCCTCCTGGCCCGCAGTACCCAGCAAAAGACCAGCACGTGCACATCACGTGCTGAGAGCAACCAGG TGGCTCTGCTGAATATCCCAGGCTTTATTGAGCGCCTTTGTAAGCTCGCCACACGGAAAGTCACAGAGGCGGCGGGTGCCTCTGCCCGGCTGGAGCTGGAGGACTGGCATAGTTGGCTTGACAACGCACTGGTGCTGGATGCTCTCATGCAGTTAGCTATTGAGGAAGCGGAGCAGAGCAGTACAG AGTCATCTGATGAGAGCTCCCTGTCCTCCAGTCCGCTCCGACACAGACTGCCCCAATCTATGAAGATCGTGCATGAGATCATGTACAAAGTGGAAGTTCTCTATGTGCTGTGTGTGCTGCTTATGGGCAGACAGCGAAATCAG GTTCACAGAATGTTGGCAGAGTTCAGATTAATTCCTGGACTCAATAACCTGTTTGATAAGCTGATCTGGAGGAAGCAGCCATCTGGTCATGTCCTACATCGACAGAACCAGAACTGTGACTGCAGTCCA GAGATCTCTTTCAAGATCCAGTTCCTCAGACTGCTGCAGAGCTTCAGTGACCACCATGA gaataagtacCTTCTTCTAAGTGGACAGGAGCTGAATGAACTGAGTGACATCTACCTGAGTGCGAACATATTTGAGATGGAGGCACTGAATAACACAGACAG GAACCTTGTGTGTGATGGTAAAAAAGGTCTTCTTACACGGTTAATCTCGGTAATGAAGAAAGAACCAATTGATTCTTCATTCAG GTTCTGGCAGGCAAGAGCAGTGGAGAGTTTTCTGAGAGGAACCCCATCTTATGCCGATCAAGTGTTCCTTCTCAGAAGAGGCTTGTTAGAG cacATTCTATATTGCATCATCGACAGTGGCTGTAAGTCACATGATGTCCTTCAGAGCTACTTTGACCTACTTGGTGAGCTCATGAAGTTCAACATTGATGCCTTCAAAAGATTTAACAAATATGTCAACACAGAGGAGAAG TTTCAGATGTTCCTGACTCAGATCAACAGCTCTCTGGTGGACTCTAACATGCTGGTGCGATGTATCGTCCTGTCTCTGGACCGCTTTGAGAGCCAGACCAAAGACATGAAAG TGGTTGAAGTGTTTTCAGAGTGTCGCCTCTTGTCCTACATGGCTCAAGTGGAAAACAGGTTGTTCTTCCTTTTTAGACTGATCAGCATCATCAATGTACAAACCCTCACTCAG GAGAATGTGAGCTGTCTAAACACCAGTCTGGTGATTCTGATGCTGGCACGGAGGCGGGGCAAGTTGCCTTTCTACCTGAGTGCTCTGCGAGAGAAGGAATATGCAGAGAAATACCCCGGCTGCCTGCTCAACAACTTCCACAACCTGCTGCGCTTCTGGCAGCACCACTACCTCAACAAAGACAAGGACAGCACCTGCCTGGAGAAT AGTTCTTGTATTCCCTTCACCTACTGGAAAGAGACAGTAACAGTGCTGCTGGGTTCTGGTAGAAGCTCACAATGTGCCATTGGTACCTACATTGATGAAGCCTACAGGGACCTGGACAGAGACTTCATGGAGCTGTGA
- the zgc:103759 gene encoding U8 snoRNA-decapping enzyme isoform X2 — MAEQITREDALTREGYRHACHIMLYGDSSAKLFGKIPIKHIVLMQMRFDGLLGFPGGLVNPSKETLEAGLSRELHEEVGVAVPVGVDNHVSSCLSPSCPRLITHFYIKKMTESELKELERAAVTTATDHGLEVLGMVRVPLYFLKNGGGLPYFLSHSFISNSRAQLLSALQHCRLLSQGELEKAVRQAEQMRRTHSDDPH; from the exons ATGGCGGAACAGATCACGAGAGAAGATGCGTTGACACGGGAGGGCTACAGACATGCCTGTCACATTATGCTGTACGGAGACTCTAGTGCCAAACTCTTCGGGAAAATCCCAATCAAACATATAGTACTG ATGCAGATGCGCTTTGATGGCTTGCTGGGTTTCCCAGGGGG ATTGGTGAACCCGTCTAAAGAGACGCTGGAGGCGGGGCTTAGCAGAGAGCTTCACGAGGAGGTGGGCGTGGCTGTGCCTGTGGGCGTGGACAATCACGTATCCTCCTGCCTTTCTCCATCCTGCCCTCGGCTCATCACACACTTCTACATCAAGAAGATGACAGAGTCAGAACTGAAAGAGCTTGAGAGAGCAGCTGTTACTACAGCCACAGACCATGGTTTAGAG GTATTGGGTATGGTCCGAGTCCCTCTCTACTTCCTGAAGAATGGAGGTGGTCTCCCCTATTTCCTGTCCCACTCGTTCATCAGTAACTCTCGGGCCCAGCTGCTCTCTGCCCTGCAACACTGTAGGCTGCTGTCCCAGGGGGAGCTGGAGAAGGCTGTGAGACAGGCTGAGCAGATGAGACGCACACACAGCGATGATCCGCACTGA